Proteins encoded together in one Lepisosteus oculatus isolate fLepOcu1 chromosome 2, fLepOcu1.hap2, whole genome shotgun sequence window:
- the LOC102686252 gene encoding syndecan-1 produces the protein MRMHNTAVLLLCLGLWIPVALSNSIPPEDLDGSSDDEDFSGSGDGTVFDTPTSSEDELHLNVTATPVVLKTTESPKLHEAEEQRTTSLAPVSSSKVTTTPVSTASPDTTVMPQIPVQEPTSAKPETTTRDVASPPIVDVATSAPSAADTPRGSTTAEMDFPHSEDLEPTTAAHSSSATLPSDDQSADPFVKGTSVVTVAAPSQPPTTAGAEDVTFREDSVLSSTIPVHTTQPSIELIPENEIHPNPRMVNTEIHSILATIKPEKPIEKVDSDIYFAEERPLDSETSEQAASEGLLENKEVLAGVIAGGIIGLAFAVLLVALMVYRMKKKDEGSYALDEQKHSNGGYQKPQKQEEFLA, from the exons AATTCAATTCCTCCTGAAGACCTGGATGGGTCATCAGATGATGAAGATTTCTCTGGTTCTGGAGATGGCACTG TGTTTGATACCCCAACTTCCTCTGAAGATGAGCTTCATTTGAATGTCACTGCAACTCCCGTAGTCTtgaaaacaactgaatccccgaAATTACACGAGGCTGAAGAACAAAGGACCACATCATTGGCTCCTGTTTCATCGAGCAAAGTTACAACCACGCCCGTCTCTACAGCATCTCCTGATACCACGGTGATGCCACAGATCCCCGTTCAGGAGCCCACCTCTGCCAAACCAGAAACAACAACCCGGGATGTCGCCTCCCCTCCTATTGTAGATGTGGCCACCTCTGCGCCCAGTGCTGCAGACACCCCTCGTGGCAGTACTACTGCTGAAATGGATTTCCCACATTCTGAGGACCTCGAGCCCActactgcagctcacagctcttCAGCCACTCTCCCCAGCGATGATCAAAGTGCTGATCCTTTCGTGAAGGGGACTTCCGTCGTCACTGTGGCTGCACCTTCACAGCCGCCTACCACTGCTGGAGCCGAAGATGTGACCTTCAGAGAAGACTCGGTCCTGTCTTCCACCATCCCCgttcacaccacacagccctcCATCGAGCTAATTCCAGAGAATGAAATTCATCCGAATCCCAGAATGGTCAACACGGAAATACATTCCATTTTGGCCACAATCAAACCGGAAAAACCCATAGAAAAG GTTGATTCTGACATATACTTTGCGGAAGAGCGTCCTTTAGACTCTGAAACATCAGAACAGGCTGCAAGTGAAGGACTCCTGGAAAACAAAGAGGTGCTGGCAG GTGTTATTGCTGGTGGAATCATTGGTCTTGCATTTGCTGTACTGCTTGTAGCCTTAATGGTGTACAGGATGAAGAAAAAGGATGAAGGAAGCTATGCTCTGGATGAACAGAAACATTCTAATGGGGGCTACCAGAAACCACAAAAACAGGAGGAGTTTCTTGCATAA